From a region of the Leptolyngbya sp. CCY15150 genome:
- a CDS encoding 8-oxoguanine deaminase, producing the protein MTTLLIQHCHTLVTMDAERREIADGALLIRDNIIEQVGTTDELPQTADDVLDLRGRHVVLPGLVNTHHHFFQCLTRAVPAAQNCDLFNWLTSLYPLWANLTSEGIYLSTQMAAAELMLSGCTTASDHLYLYPNDCTLDDAIQAAKDIGLRFHASRGSMSVGQSNGGLPPDTLVEREADILSDSLRLIEQYHDPSRHAMTRMTLAPCSPFSVSQDLMRESAAIARSHPQVRLHTHLAENQSDVDYSLATFGLRPGDYAESVGWLGHDVWHAHCVQLSDDAIAKFGRTGTGVAHCPCSNMRLASGIAPIRKMLNHNVPVGLGVDGAASNDATNLLHEARMAMLLARVGSCDASVMSARDVLELATLGGARVLGRDDIGALVPGYSADFIAINCDRPSLSGVHDIVAALTFCQTDSVDYSFINGKKVVDHGQLTTVDLPKLVEQVNHYAQTTMDKPV; encoded by the coding sequence ATGACAACGCTACTGATTCAACACTGCCATACATTAGTCACCATGGATGCGGAACGGCGAGAAATCGCTGATGGAGCACTACTGATTCGCGATAACATCATCGAGCAGGTTGGAACTACCGACGAGTTGCCCCAGACGGCTGATGATGTGCTAGATCTACGAGGGCGGCATGTTGTCCTCCCTGGGCTTGTTAATACCCACCACCACTTTTTTCAATGTCTTACTCGCGCCGTTCCTGCCGCTCAGAATTGTGACTTATTTAACTGGCTCACATCTCTCTATCCTCTCTGGGCAAACTTAACATCAGAGGGAATTTATCTCAGTACTCAAATGGCGGCAGCAGAACTGATGTTATCGGGTTGCACCACCGCCAGCGATCACCTCTATCTGTATCCTAATGATTGCACCTTAGATGACGCTATCCAGGCAGCCAAGGACATAGGTTTAAGGTTTCACGCTAGTCGAGGTAGCATGAGCGTTGGGCAAAGCAACGGTGGGCTGCCGCCAGATACGTTAGTAGAACGAGAAGCAGATATCCTCAGCGATAGTCTCCGGCTGATTGAGCAGTACCATGATCCATCGCGTCATGCCATGACCCGGATGACCCTTGCACCCTGCTCGCCCTTCTCAGTGTCCCAAGATCTGATGCGAGAATCGGCTGCCATAGCGCGATCGCACCCTCAAGTACGGCTTCATACTCACTTAGCAGAAAATCAATCCGATGTAGACTACAGCTTGGCCACCTTTGGTTTGCGGCCAGGAGATTATGCTGAGTCCGTGGGGTGGCTAGGGCATGACGTCTGGCACGCCCATTGTGTCCAGCTTAGTGATGATGCGATCGCTAAGTTTGGCCGCACCGGAACCGGCGTTGCTCATTGTCCTTGCAGCAACATGCGCCTAGCCAGCGGCATTGCCCCCATTCGGAAGATGCTCAACCACAATGTCCCTGTCGGACTTGGGGTAGATGGGGCTGCTTCCAATGATGCTACTAATCTGCTGCATGAAGCTCGCATGGCTATGCTCTTAGCCCGGGTCGGCAGTTGTGATGCCTCGGTGATGTCAGCGCGAGATGTGCTAGAACTAGCAACCCTAGGAGGCGCGCGGGTGCTAGGACGAGATGATATTGGCGCACTGGTTCCTGGCTACTCAGCAGACTTCATCGCGATTAATTGCGATCGCCCTTCTCTATCTGGTGTTCACGATATAGTAGCCGCACTAACCTTTTGC